The following proteins are co-located in the Bradyrhizobium sp. AZCC 2176 genome:
- a CDS encoding GNAT family N-acetyltransferase yields the protein MIPPLKPGAKLLKVDGPVIETARLILRPWRSDDIAANTAMLSDPGTARYITPDGIAITSEIGGWRNAAVISGHWALHGFGMFAVEEKSSRRYIGRVGPWCPPGWPGFEVGWGIDREHRGKGYAVEAARASVDWVFASFEADEIIHCIEASNEPSKSVARRLGARKDGEVDLFGKTSERWVTSRATWKG from the coding sequence ATGATCCCTCCGCTCAAGCCCGGCGCCAAACTGTTGAAGGTCGACGGTCCCGTCATCGAGACCGCGCGCCTGATCCTGCGGCCATGGCGCAGCGACGACATTGCGGCGAATACAGCGATGCTGTCCGATCCCGGCACCGCGCGCTACATCACGCCCGACGGTATCGCGATTACCAGCGAGATCGGCGGCTGGCGCAACGCCGCCGTGATATCGGGGCATTGGGCGCTGCATGGCTTCGGCATGTTTGCCGTCGAGGAGAAATCGAGCCGCCGATATATCGGCCGGGTCGGACCGTGGTGCCCGCCGGGATGGCCGGGCTTCGAGGTCGGCTGGGGCATCGATCGTGAACACCGTGGCAAGGGTTATGCAGTGGAGGCGGCGCGGGCGTCGGTCGACTGGGTGTTCGCGAGTTTCGAGGCCGACGAGATCATCCACTGTATCGAAGCCAGCAACGAACCGTCCAAGAGCGTCGCGCGGCGGCTGGGCGCGCGGAAGGATGGCGAAGTCGATCTATTCGGCAAGACCAGTGAGCGCTGGGTGACGTCGCGCGCGACGTGGAAGGGTTGA